The genomic stretch agcctaaagtagtatgtcttcatacatactattttgtcttagactcttccgctgcaatagAACTATGTTCTAGGAATTTATGAATTTAGTCTTGATACTCTGATTCTCTTTTGACTATGTACCCGTTCGCCTTCGAAACTGAAATCTTGAGTTGATTTGTTCACTTATGTTTAATCCATagtttatgaaattatttttagtcACGAAGTAGCTATGCTCACTAGTACTAgagagttgtggtcgtgacatttTGGCTATTGGAACTTTTTGGCTATTAGAAGATCCAATCATTGTTTTCAAGGTTGCTATTCAAACTTAAGGTTagcaaaatatattttatatacttatatatGAAATTCAAGCATGATACTAAACTTATCATCATTCTTTAACAAAATATTAACATAGAATTATTATTTTGCATACATGTACCTACTCCTGAAATCAACAAACTTGCTTCTTTTCTTTGTAATGTTGATTCAATATTTTCTAACAGTAGATAACAGTAGATATTAATttgaaacaatttattttgcTTACTCTACTTTAACATGTATCTATAATGATAGAAACTTCCATGCATTATCTAAGCTTTCAATTATTTGACTTACTGAAATTTAACTTTAAGTTACACatttaatgaaataatataCTATAAATCAACTTTGATTTCAAAGTTAATTACGATAACAAATGTTCTAAATAAGTTATGCTTATTAGTTATACATACATAGGATTGgtggagtgttatattgctaactcaatacttattagttatacatatattatattgttAAATAAATTATGCTTATTAGTTGTACATACATATATAGGAttaggggagtgttatattgctaactcaatacttaattgctaactacaactaaataatagctatcagatattcaaattaagggcCTATATCATTAAcccggaatgtcaatacgatcaacaaaaaaacgtcaataagggtattaaggtcaatttacaacaaattagttgtaactaacttttgaaaaacatctcataactttaaaacgcatataactttctcgatttaaattattttttcgcacaacatatatcaaattaaaaataatttcataatgaTTCTAACgggatctcacttgcatatgttccgatgtcaaaatttgaaaaaaatttagaaaattttcaattttttcgtacagcaacaaatgtcaacatgatatataaaatatgtcaatataatacatgtagaatgtcaatataagcaatgtgttaacattctcaaagcattgtattgacattctcaaagcattgtgttgatattttcaaaacactatattgacattttcattcaaaaccctaatttggtagttttttatctttttcaatttaattaataaaaataaaaattacacgtggcaaattgtagttagcaatttttctaaaatcctatggtcttaaattagttgtatttagcaattaaatgatgagttagcaattgatcactcccttATATgactatatatacatatatatggttGTGTCATTGAGAtattttagcctaattgagattgagatgcattatcagccactcatttttattaaatgagtggtccaaaatttgccacatggaaaatacttttagattaattaattatgaaagggcacaatgataatttcatggtaacatttattcaataaataatttttttaatttttattttttgtaaaaaaattttaaatttattttttaaattttttatttttattttttaaatttattttagtcaaCAACATATACAattaatgtcaactacacacatataatgtcaactacacacatataatgtcaactatgtgtacaatctatgtcaactacatatacaattcatgtcaactacacacatataatgtcaactacatatacaattcatgtcaactatacacatataatgtcaactataagttgttgacatttgatgtgcaggctattgacatttgatgtgcatgctattgacgataataccccgaGTTAACATAATCTATTTGTCGTTGACATTTTACAAAATGTGGATGAGtgactgaaaatgcatctcaattctcattaagctaaaaaatttcaacctaacaggaccctacATATATTTCCAATATATCTTTGATTTTTTACACATATCCCTTTGATATTCAATATTAATTATTGATATTAACTTTGAAAAATCAAATGATTTACATTAAGATTACaagattttaatatttacataTGAATATTACAATAAAACAGATTTCAATAATGAAtaatgtaaaatcaaaatacattAGTACTAACATTATCTTTGAATGCGTAATAACATATCTTTCAAAAAATCCAGATTTCAAATTATGAATCACACAATTAATCAACAGACACAGTAATCAACTTATACTAAACTCAAACAAAATACTTTAGgaccatgtttggttggcgggaaagtaaagttgacaagAAAAATGATTATTGGGAAAATGAATCTcaggaatatgatttctaataactttactttcctgtgtttggaaaatatcaagatttgaaagtatatatttgatttaaacactaaactaaaaatatacttatcattttttatttataaaaaataataatacatattatttaataaattattaattacaaatgataataatattatatattttatttattattacgatggatagtttaaatatggattatacatcataatatataataataaatagattattattattaatattattattattattattattattattattattatatttacttaattttaattgaataaattttataatttaaaatttcactacattttattgttaattactaatttataaattaataatgtttatattattatataattataattatatttaattatttaataaattattattattatgataataaaaataaattaatataataatatagttataattatgataatttgaattatagttatttattatcctgaaattaagtatggtttatacttttaaattatttttaaaaaacattgtaataaataataacaataaaatgatgatgatgatgatgatgatgataataataataattaataataataataataatagtaataataataataataataataaactgtactatattgcattaaatatgtaagaatcctgaaactgggaaaaagaatacctaagaaaagttaggattcagaatcatggaaagttgtactaactttccttgtttcaggattttgattactttcccagtttgattaaaaacggaaacaaacacaggaatttaaaatttaaggaatcagattattTTCACAGACAGAATtctggcaaccaaacatggcatAGTAGTAACATATCTTTCAATTTTATTACCCTATTAATTATTCCTCACAGAACATGGCATAGTATTAACATATCTTTCAATTTTATTACCCTATTAATTATTCCTCACAGATTTACACCCATGATTCAAGCCTTTtcaaactatacaaaatatataaataaacactacaaCATAATCACTCAAAGAATGAAAATCATAAGCAGAAATATAGCAATTAATACATATGCAaattataatgaatataaaatcaaaattatatatgttaatatttataaaatcaaaatacttTAGTAGTAACATATCTTTCAATTCATAGTAATATATCTTTCAATAAATCCAGATTTCAGTTAAGAATAGCACAATTAATCAACAGACGTAATCATCAACTTATactaaaatcaaacaaaatccTTTATAGGATCATATCTTTCAGTTTGTATTACCTTTTTAATTATTCCTCACAGAATTATACCAATGATTTACGACTTTCAACATTATACAAACAATAAATAAACACTACAACATAATCactctaaaaattaaaatcagaaACACAATTATAGCAATCGATAAATATGCAAATCATAATGGATAATAACCATCAAAGTTATGATATCAATTAAACCAAAAACATATATTATggacaaaaacaaaataaatacagatatatattatacattacGGAAAACTTCTTTGTATACAACATTGTCGGTAACATCAGAATGCTCATCTTCACTTCcttgtattaatatttttaaccCACTGCGACTTGTAACTCTTGAGAcagttgtcacgaccgcattttataaggatagaaaacacggtggatcgcgactaggggatgaTTAAAGAAGTGGGAAAGAAAGGGTAAAAATGCACAACTCGACAATAGCTCAAaaaaatgggaatagctcgaataaaatcagagtaccatttcgacaatcaacaactcaaaaggatattatctcaacaatacatgagctcaaaagaaacaacattcagcggaagcattttgAGAGTAGAAttatgctatgtatgaagacaccaCATATTCtgaacatttgatagacattcttcacttttatgctcaacacccaccgcgctcgtcaccccTCAACCTGctcatttttaaaacatatgcagggctaagtacttgatgcactcagtggactcatgccaaaaacattttataaaaagaaatttatcatgccaccattgagtgacctcagggttttaactttgaaatgCCCGAGAcaccaaaatcatttccatcgtaaaatcCTTGACTGCGCAGTAATTTTctcatagatgtctaccatatctgaaccattgataacaaggaatgtggccacattccaagtcactagaccggccgacgcaaaagacggctcacgatccccattggtgtacactagtcagacccgaattccaTTATCCATAGATgccaaaagccacatcagataggttccatagataaAGCAAAACACGGCATGCCAAATattcacaacattttcacataaaaatatacttagggcacaacccttatttaaaaagaaagcccacctgaaACGCTTAACTCCTCAATCAACTTTCACCTCCAACCACAAACGACGTGTAAAAATTCACCCTTTTGGAGATAACATAATATGCAACAATTAGACTTtacaatttatatataaaaaaatatgcatgCATCCTACGTACGTGTACTTAAATTATCCTTCGTTCTCATATAATAAAATAGATTCATCAATTAAACACATAACCCAAAAGTCCCCAACATACTAAAATTCTCGGTTCTCACTAAGAATAGGCCAAGTATGTAAAATTCCAAAACACATAAATTCCAAAAATGTAATGAACTAGATCAGTCCAAAAGTATTTGATCGGTCCAATTAAACAAActaaagaaagagaaagaatcACTAACTTCTAATACTCCCAAACACCACACGTATATACTCCCTGCCCAACATATATTTATAAAGGCCCAAAACGTgtaagggtatccactatgggaGCCaacggctatagccgcgggttggggcggaggGCGGGCGCGGGCTATAGTGGAGAAGTTGTCCGCTCGCGGGGCGGACACCGAAATGGGGGCGGTAGGGGGCGGACGGGCTTCAGccgactccggggcgaggacgcggcgaaatgggggtggacgcggcgcctatagtggcggcaccgaccgccgcggctatagccgatttaaattttttttttttaatttacatttcaatttttaatttaatattaattttaattttaattctacttCGTATAGCCGtattcttctaattacgtatagcccgataaatttgttcataattacttgaaacattataaaatgaaagttgattataaaatttgggggctattgaaggtgtccactatagtggcggacacaaaattttggggctatggaaaACAAAACTGGAGCTATGGATAAAAATTGgagcggggctattgggcgtgtccgccttatagtagACACTCTAAGGGaactaaaatatactcccaGCCGCCACCATTGTATCTCTCTCTCAATTATCCCAAATTGGGAATATAGCAAAGTCCGTCTCTCTCCCTCGCCATTTTTCTCAAATCTTCACGCTCTCTGACTCTCTAAAACTTACGCTCTCTCACTCTCCACCATTCTTCTACCGCTCACAAACATCAACCTTACTCCCTTCCTCTTTTCTCACACAAACAGAAACAACACAAAACGACACCCATCTCCCTCATTCCAAAAATTTGGAGCCGTCTCACTCCCCTCCGTCGAAGACCGCACGCCGCTACTGTCAAAACGCTGTCGCCGCGGCCGCTGGACGCCGTCTCCACCACACTGCAATCCAGTCGCTGCCTGTGAGACCAATCGACGCTGTCCGCCGCCGCTCCAGGCGGTCAGCTCCTCCGTCGGCAGCGCCGTTTCTCACCACCGGTAAGTCCCTCTCCTCTTTTCCCCAATCTAAACTTTTATTAAGTTTTCCAATAGTTCGATATCAATTATTAATGGCAGAGGCCTAAGAGTGAAACTTGTGTAAACTACTGTGAAACATGAAGCTATGCCTTGAAACAAAACGTGGAAGATTTCATAATTTAGAGAAAATTACCTTTGATCGGAAGGAAATCGATTTGTAGGAAGAACGGTCTCTCTGACTGTATTTTCTTTGGGATTTTGAGAGAATGATTTAAATTATGGAATCCAGTGGAATATATCTCTACATAGGAAAATATTTGACTGATTATATTCCTTTTTTCAGGGTGGCGGAGAGATTTGAGGTAACTATTGAATTTGAAGAGTGATAGATATCTTTagactaaaattaaaattgagagGACTGATTTTGGGCTCAAAGGGCTTTCAACTAAATAAAAGAATTGGGCTAGCAAAAGAATTATTTCTTAGGCCCAATATGTAAATTCCTTTTCTATCGTCGAAATCACATGTCTCATTCTTTGGTCTTCTATTCACATCTTTTTCATTGATCGTAAGTCAAGTCCTTCAAACGTATAAAGATCTTgggctttaaaaaaaatttgattgtACAAACGACGTCTTTGAGAACGaataaaaaggtaaaaaaatcAGAAGAACTAAGAGACAACCGAGCTAACAACACTGAATGCCTTGTACAACGACTAGCAAGCACCTTTGCTTCCAAAACATGCCTTCCAAGTCTAGTAATAACCAACCTAGTTCCATTGCACAATCCAGAATCATGGTCAATATTTCTCAACAACATCACTGGAGTACCAATCTTAAGAAGTAATTCATGATTTGGTAAACCAGAACAACGCAGACCATTCAATAATTCAGGAGTGTGAACCTCCTCGAAAAGACCAGGACGTGAATCAGATCCAACAACACTATCTGCACTtaaataagtactccctccgtccccgaataagagtcgctaatttccattttgggccgtccctcattaagagtcactcttcatttttaccataaatggtagtaggccccacattccactaactcactccactcacattttattataaaaccaatataaaaaagtgggtcccacattccactaactttttcaaccaacttttctctacatttcttaaaactcgtgcccggtcaaacaacgactcctattaggggacggagggagtatgttctTGCAAACAATTATGAGACATCATATACTGATTAACCATTTCAACCACTTCTAAAGTTGGAGCTAAAATAGCCCGATTTTCTAAATAACTCAAGTCTTCAACGTTTTGCCCAAATGTTGGATAAGTTGAAGAAACAATACTTTGCAAAGGATCAGCAGTGTAATCCAACAACAAATCTCTTGGAATAACTACTTTACCATACCCATATGTACAATCTCCAACAACACCATCACCAACATCTATCAACCATTTAGAAAATTCACTAACTCCAAGCTTTTAGTACCACTATCAACATTCAACAATctcatattttttgtcaaacTCAAAACTTTGCAATAATCCCAAATATAGATAGTGCCATTAACAACATCTTGTCTACTACATTTGAGAATAACAGGTAAAATCTGCCGAAAATCACCACAAAAAACATCTGTTATACCACCAAATGGTAAATCTGGACTCCTTTGATTTGAACAACGCATTAGATCACGAAGATTTCTATCCAAAGCTTCAAAGCAATATTTATGCATCATTGGAGCTTCATTCCAAATAATCAATTTTGTTCTAACAATAAGTTCAGCAAGTGAACTTCCTTGTTTAATACAACAAAATGAATCCTCAGTTACATTTATAGGAATCTTAAACCTAGAATGAGTTGTCCTCCCACCAAGTAACAATAATGATGCAATTCCACTTGAGGCaacatttaacacaatttcacCTCTACACAGAATAACAGCAGACAAAGATGACCACATAAAGGTCTTCCCAGTACCACCAGAtccatatacaaaaaatacttCTCCACTTCCAGAATCAACCGACTGAATTATAGAATCATAAACATGACGCTGTTCATCATTAAATTTAGAGACATACACAGCATGATCTCTAGCTAAAGCTTCTCGATCATAAGATAACTCCTCCATTATCAACCTATTTTGACAAACTTGAAAATATTCTTCTGTTGGAAATGACATTGATTGAAATTCATTTAAACTCCTTCCCAACTTCACCAACGCCTTTTCAATCTCTCTTCTTCAGTAAGTACCAAATctaaaaaacaaatataatgTTAAATGAGTGCAATCAAATAAACAATACtccaaaatttaatataattacaaTTTACATTACTTGGATGTCTTAACACTCAAATAATATTCAAAAGGAATCTCAAATAATATAACTCACCAGAACCTAATGGAATAAACCTCAGCCTTCCAATACCAAAACTCTGTTTTCGAGGTGTCCACTCTCTGTTGGCGGATTTCCAAACAAATTTATTTGGAAAATCCTAGTATAGCAATGATCTAGCATAAGAATATTTCTTATTCGCCTCAAACCAACCTAAAAACATACTTTCATTAACACTGCTTCGACTCATAACATCATCTAAACCAATTGACTCATCATATACAATAGTTTGTTCATTTGGCAAATGAAAACTTAATCTTTCCACTGCAAGTACTCTGCACTGTATCTCATATCCAAACAACCTCCATGCAGCTTCACAAGGCGAAATATATcgacaatcataatacatactaACTTCATCCACTTCTTTCTCTGAATCAGTACCTCTTGCGGTATTATAAAATGAAGCAGTTACACGATAATTACCTTTATTAACATACTTAAACAAATACTTGATAGACCTACATtgattacaccattcaacattAACATGAGCTCCATACTTCATCAATAAATAACGGTTATGAGGAACAATAAATAACGAAATAGTTCGACCGTTATTCCTCCTTCTATAAACTGGATAACCCTCATCATCAACTTTTGTAGCATCtacatatttttttgggaaataCTTACTGCATTTACCTTCAAACATGCAAGGAGAATCACGTCTTGCTACACCACATGGCCATGCACCATAAATTCAGACACAAGTTTATAATAATCTGCATCAAGTTCAGCATCTGGAATTTCAGCAGAAATAATCTGATCAATATCTGCAGGCTCaagatattttttgtttttaactaaaaaatatgaGCATGAGGAAGACCACGTTTTTGAAattccacattataaataactgcaaaaaaaatacattataaacaacaataagtaaaaaattaagaacatattaaaaacaaaacataataaatatatactataaatCTAACCTGCAATTACATTACCAAACAATTTGTTACAACGAAAATCTTTGATCATACTGTTCAATTTCACCTTAAATATTCTAGAAACCACATCAGGACGATCTTCATATTTTAGCCCCCTACTCTCAACAAACCTTAAAATTTCAGGCCATTTAGGATTACAAGTGAATGTAATAAACAAATTTGGATATCCAGCCCACTTGCAAATAGCCATTGCATCATGATAACTTTGAATCATATAACGGACACCACCTGTATAACTTAAAGGCAAAATAACTCGCATACCACACTTAGTACCATCTGTCTCGCCACTTAACAAAGCATCCGACAAACCTTTATACAAATCACATCGCAAACTCTTTTGATGAGAACGGATATACTTCAATCTGCCAGCTTCAACCACCGTATGTGCATCCACGATAAATTGTTGAAACAATCGTCGAGATGACAGAATTAAAGACAAACAATTCATTCTATCATGCAAGTAATACGCAAAATATTCTTTAGCACTTAATTTTCTGCGAGAATAACCCAAACCTGCCACAGATTCTGCAAAACAAATATCATCCCTATAACCATCTTCACCATATACATACAACAATGGGAATTGTAAAGGAAGATATGTTGGATGCAATTCATAAATCCTTTTTAACTCTCTTGTGCGATGTTCAACTATGATATCCCTATCACATATATTTTCATCAAGATCACCAACAATCAATGCAGCTACTTCAGATACAGCTGGGAAATTATATCTCATGCCATCTCTCCCTCTTTTTCCAATCAACCTCAACTTCACAATCTCATCACTTTCAAGTAACTTTTCTCTAACCATCTGAATTGACTTCACTAACGAATTACGTTCATCAAGCATTTGTTGAATATCCAAAACTAACTCCTCATGCAAAGAATTCAAATCTTTCTCAACCCTAATACAAAAATGTTAACTAAATCAAATCAATGTAATAGAGTtaagatataaaataaaatcaacaaaaaatagaaaaccatACCTAACAACTAACATTCTATTAAGCACTTCATTCTCCATGTCATAAATGTACAATTGAGCAAATTTAGACTGACAGCCTTGCAATGGCATCATACTACCAATAAGATGATAGTTTTGACCATGCAAACGAAAAATCGGAGGACCTCGTCCAACATTAATGCTATTATCAATTTTTCCACCCATAGAAATGAATCCAAACatgatattgttttttttttacaaataaactcctatactatagataggaggaaattacaactgatgtcaagagggctcgaactcggcacctcatgcaataatgtctaagcttcttgctgctaggacaaaggctctggacatcCAAACATGATGTTGTAAGAACGAATGTTCTGCTGAAAATGTTTACACTTTCTATCATTTCCAAAAAACAATTCCTTGACAAATGTAGGTGGATCTTCAAAGTGGGTAGTTGTACTTTTCCATTCACACAACACCTAGAAAACTtttggatttttatttttaccagACCTTTTCAACCTTTCATCGTACCAAAAGATAGCACTACAATGTGAACAAACAAAGGTTGGATCACCAATGTCGAGATACCCTGCATTACAtacaataaatttattaaaataacaaaaactaaAGACTAATAacaacataaaaaatgaaactataACTTACAAAGATAAAAGATTATACAACAAatacatataaataaatttaaatatatatatacacaccttaataaatttgataaaataataaaaaaacacctTCAACAGCAAAAAGAATGTAGATGAAGGTAAACTACTTCTTACTCCACAATAAACACCATCTTTTAAAATCTCACTTGTAGATGTTTATATCATATTTATTCAGATTTACAACTTCATcacctaaaaaaaataacataaaaaattaatgttacatatatacaataataaaatataccaAAGCAtacaaaacataatttaaaaaattacaactcATAACAACAGTACCGTTATTTGCTCCAACCTATAAACCTTGATCCATTTCTTTCAACGATGATATCGAACAACCTATAGTTaattagtaataaaaataaattgagtGATTTCAAAGaacaaatttaaaaaagaaTGTAGAATTGATTTTACTATGAAAAATACCATTTAAAGACGGCATTGTAAAGTTAAGATCACCATCAAACAATTTAAGCTTTTTATTAGGCCTTCCTTCACAAACATCTAAACCTTTAAATACTAACGAAGACACACCTGCCAATAGTAATAGTatgtaaaacacaaaaaaataaaccaaaaaatcAACCCAATAAAGTAAATATCACCTTCAAACGTCAAAACATTGTCATTACAACTTTTAAAAAACGATCGTTGATTATCTTCGACCAGACCAGGAGTGTTAACACCTACAAAACAATAATGAAATAATGCGAACAACTCAATGAAATACAATaccatgaaaataaataatttaacttAATAAATCATAACATCAGAAAATACCATTTATAACAGCACCATTCCTTGAAGCCATTGTGAACTTCAAATCaccataaaataatttaaattttcgaATGGGAGTACCTTCCCAAATATTCAGACCTTTAGACACCAATGAATAAATGCCCATAcgaaaaattaaatatacaaaaaatcaaTTCCCAAATTATATTCAAGGAAGCAAAGAATATTTAACATTTATATATCACAAGATCCCTAAAATTTTGAGCTAccccaaaatagataaaatgcAATAGCAAAATCTCCACCTTCTACATAGATCAACATCAtaacataaataaacaaaacgacaaaaaaaacatttttaaattatgaactttcccaaaaatcaacaacaaaatcaaattTCTGCTAAAACCGATAAAAATGATTCATAAATAGATTATACACTGAATGAACAAACATGCCATTACATTTTCATATACCAAAAAATGATTAATTGATATATATGCCAATGAGTAAGCAACTTCTAAGAGTCTCTTTGatttaataattcaaatttcaaattataaagAAACATAtgccatactcatttcacataTATATACCTGAATTATTGATCGCTTCGCACAATATGTTAGTTCCCAACTTGAtagatttttcaattttcttcatttcacaGCTACGTTTTCTTCAAAGTGAGAAATTCAACTAATTGACAATATATAAAACAATCTGCTTGAAAATGATTTTATACAATAGTAAAATGAACCAAgtatatttagaataaatattCGTTGGGAATTACAAACTTCTCACTAAAGTGGTGTTCCTACACCGCAAGTACAATATACAATCGTCtataacaaacaaaatcaaaaaTTACATATTAAGAATATtctcatttgtaattaattatacaatattgGATAAtactttttaaataattaattaaaacatatACAAATAAACGAAaagcaataaaataaattataacaaatAAACAGTGAAAAACTTtaataatcataaaataataatatttaaaaatttaaaccgAAACTATAAATAATGTTTTTGCTAATGATTTCAAGTATTTGGCCATGGCATATaattattcaacaaaaaaacaatactacatatgtaacgacccgctaagacGATATTATTAGAAATCATAATGTTGGcgcaattatatatatatataagtgacttTTTGAGTAATTAATTTCGAACTACGATAGAGTGTTGTTTACGATGAAGTGTCGTTGTTGTTGTTTCTGATGTTAGccaagtatataaaatatatatatatatatatatatatatatatatata from Salvia splendens isolate huo1 unplaced genomic scaffold, SspV2 ctg132, whole genome shotgun sequence encodes the following:
- the LOC121789078 gene encoding ATP-dependent DNA helicase PIF4-like, with translation MEELSYDREALARDHAVYVSKFNDEQRHVYDSIIQSVDSGSGEVFFVYGSGGTGKTFMWSSLSAVILCRGEIVLNVASSGIASLLLLGGRTTHSRFKIPINVTEDSFCCIKQGSSLAELIVRTKLIIWNEAPMMHKYCFEALDRNLRDLMRCSNQRSPDLPFGGITDVFCGDFRQILPVILKCSRQDVVNGTIYIWDYCKVLSLTKNMRLLNVDSGTKSLELVNFLNG